The Hymenobacter sp. DG25A nucleotide sequence TCGACAAGCCCAACCAGCGCATGACGCAGGAAATTGCCATGACGGTGGAGTCGAAATACAAGACGCTGTCGAATGGCCTGCTGATTTCCTCCAAGAAGAATTCCGACGGCACCCGCACCGATGTGTGGAAGCAAAGCCTGCCGGCCGCGCCCTATCTCACCATGATGGCTGTGGGCGACTTTGCCGTGGTCAGTGAATCCTGGCGCGGAAAAGCCGTGGATTATTATGTGGAGCCCAAATTCCAGCAAACGGCCAAGGCCGTGTTCGGTAATACCCCCGAGATGCTGGAGTTCTTCTCCAAGAAGCTGGGTGTAGAGTATCCCTGGGAGAAATATGCCCAGGTGGCCGTGCGCGACTATGTGTCGGGGGCCATGGAGAACACCTCCGCCACCATTCACGGCGACGGCATTCAGGCTACGCGCCGGGAACTGCTGGATAAAAACTCGGATTGGGTTATTGCCCACGAGCTGTTTCACCACTGGTTTGGCAACTACGTCACCTGCGAATCGTGGTCTAATTTGCCCCTGAACGAGTCGTTTGCCGATTACTCAGAGTATCTGTGGGCCGAATATAAGTACGGCGCCGATGCTGCCTCCCTAGTGCAGCAAACGGCTTCCGAGCTATACTTTCAGGAGGCGGAGGATAAGCGCGTACCCCTGATTCGATATAACTACGCTAACCGGGAGGATATGCTGGACCGCCACTCCTACCAAAAAGGCGGAAGGGTGCTGCACATGCTGCGCAAGTACGTAGGCGATGATGCCTTCTTCGCGGCGCTGAACCTGTATCTGACGCGCAACAAGCTCTCCGCCGTAGAGATTGATGAGCTGCGGCTGGCCTTCGAAGACGTGACCGGGGAAGATCTGCGCTGGTTTTTTAACCAGTGGTTTATGCAGCGCGGCCACCCCGAGTTGCGCGTGACGCATAGCTATAACAACAGCCAGGTTACCCTGCATGTGCAGCAGCAGCAGGATTCCACGTTTACGCCCATCTTCCGCTTGCCCGTTACGGTTACCACCTGGGTAAACAACCAGCCTACGGAACACCAGCTAACCATTACCAAAGCCGACCAGACGTTTGTGCTGCCGGTTACGCAGCGCCCCAGCCTGGTAAAGTTTGATGATCAGGCCCAGCTCCTGGCTAAAATAGAGGAGGAGCGAAGCCAGGACGAGCTGCTTTATCAGTTCTACCACGCCCGCAACTACCTGCAAAAATACGAGGCCATTCAGGAGCTGCGCTCTAAAGTAGGCGACTTGGTAGTATCCGGAATGCTGCGGACAGCTCTTAACGATGACTTCTGGGCCGTGCGCACGGCAGCGCTCAGCGCCTTCCGCAAGTACAAAGGGCCGGAAGGCGGTGCTATCCGCAAGGAGATTCAGCGGGCCGCTGCCACCGACAAGCGCAGCGAGGTGCGCGCTGCTGCCTTGGCGACGCTGGCCTCCTTCCCCAATGAAGACTTTGGCTCCGTCTACGAAGCCGGCCTTAATGACAGTTCCTATGTAGTAGTGACGGCCGCTATCAATGCTCTGACGAAAGCGCCCACAGCAAAAACGGCTGAACGCATAGCCAGGCTACAGGAAACCCCGAACCACAGTGTTATAAACGCCTTGGGCGGGTACTACGTCCTCAATGGCAAAGTAGATCAGTACGACTGGTACCTGCGCTATGTAGAGACGCTGGGGGATACTGACCTGTACACCTTCCTGCCTAATTTTGGCTTGTTCATGCAGCGCATGCCGCCCATTGAGCGCGAGAAGGGCCTGAAAAAGCTGGAAGTCCTCGCCCGCAATAATCCTTCCCCTTATGTGCGCCTCGGTGCTTATAAAGGCCTGGTCGCCGTTTCTGAACGCAGCCCGGAGCTGAAATCTGTTCTGCAGGATATTCGCGCCAAAGAAAAAGATGAAGGCTTGAAGGGAATGTATAATCTCCTTTAAGAGGCCAGAGTGGCGAAATACAACCGGCACTGAGAAAATATTCCGGTGCCGGTTGTGTTTTCAACCCCCTGAGAGGTAAATACCTACTGCTTATTCGGCCCGTAAGGAAGAAAAAATATTAAGCTGATTTGAGGCTAGCGCTTGACTTGCATCAGAAACCCGTTAATTTTGCAACTCCTTTAGCAACCCACCCACTTCCGGAGAAGGTTATTAAAGTAATGCTTCTCTGCAGTCGGCTGAGAAAAACAACACCCGGGGAGGTTCCAGAGCGGCCAAAT carries:
- a CDS encoding M1 family aminopeptidase; the encoded protein is MKYPFIGALSLVLALPLFAPAQSVKPDKSSPAKSARKKPQATADPYSSNAASPSIVVPSWLPNTTPEHPTATILTDVLHTRLDVRFDWAKQQLIGTATLSVRPHFYPQSQLVLDAKGFDIRSIRLISVANGKEKEKALTYSYDKRKLTVNLDRAYSRTEAYQVRVNYIAKPNELTAGGSDAITSNKGLFFINPVGAEKNKPRQIWTQGETENNSAWFPTVDKPNQRMTQEIAMTVESKYKTLSNGLLISSKKNSDGTRTDVWKQSLPAAPYLTMMAVGDFAVVSESWRGKAVDYYVEPKFQQTAKAVFGNTPEMLEFFSKKLGVEYPWEKYAQVAVRDYVSGAMENTSATIHGDGIQATRRELLDKNSDWVIAHELFHHWFGNYVTCESWSNLPLNESFADYSEYLWAEYKYGADAASLVQQTASELYFQEAEDKRVPLIRYNYANREDMLDRHSYQKGGRVLHMLRKYVGDDAFFAALNLYLTRNKLSAVEIDELRLAFEDVTGEDLRWFFNQWFMQRGHPELRVTHSYNNSQVTLHVQQQQDSTFTPIFRLPVTVTTWVNNQPTEHQLTITKADQTFVLPVTQRPSLVKFDDQAQLLAKIEEERSQDELLYQFYHARNYLQKYEAIQELRSKVGDLVVSGMLRTALNDDFWAVRTAALSAFRKYKGPEGGAIRKEIQRAAATDKRSEVRAAALATLASFPNEDFGSVYEAGLNDSSYVVVTAAINALTKAPTAKTAERIARLQETPNHSVINALGGYYVLNGKVDQYDWYLRYVETLGDTDLYTFLPNFGLFMQRMPPIEREKGLKKLEVLARNNPSPYVRLGAYKGLVAVSERSPELKSVLQDIRAKEKDEGLKGMYNLL